The genomic interval gagaatggcgtaaacccgggaggcggagcttgcagtgagctgagatctggccactgcattccagcccgggcaacagagcgagactccgtctcaaaaaaaaaaaaaaaaaaaaagtacagtcaGCTGAAGGAAAAACAGTAGCTGAATCATAAGAACTGAAAGAAcaaattatatagtatgtaagGAACTCAAGAGAAACCAGTGAGCGAGCCTTTACTTTATATAAACCACTGAAAGAATCTCTTAAAAATAAGGCAATTCTTTTGTAAGTCAAATTCATTAGCAATGGAACATaatctattaaattattttctcctaTGATTTGAATGTCcatagtctgttttttttttttgggcagtcttcatttattccttttgtcCCACCTAATAATAGCCCCTTTCACTCTAACAAGTATCCCAGTTTAGAAAGTAATTATTTGGTCATTCTACCCAACTCCACTGGTTACcccaaaacattattttgaataatCATCTTTTCTAGGAGAAGTTACAGGCCTGAGGAACTTCAAGTATTTAGAGAAAACATCACAAACTGGTATACAAGAGAAACACTGCAAAGTACAAAATACTTGACTCCAGTTTGGTTATCAGTACTGCTGTCAGAACCACACTGGAAAACCAGGTCATGGTAAGAAGGTCTTTGTGGAGGCAGTGGAAGTAAGGTCATCTGAGGAGGGAAAGAGTTACTACTCCAGGTCGGCGCTGAAGGTTGTCCTGTAAACACTGTAATCCTCCCAGTTAGCATCTCAATTGTTTTGCTGCAAGAGCCAAACACCCTGAAAAAAGCTTGAGTGTTCCGGCTTAGGAAATGCATCTCCACAAGAGCAGGTCTTGGCTGTAGCAGGTATGGGTTTAAGAGATCAACCAGAGAACGAAGTTCATAGAAAAGAGCCTCTCTCTGAAGCCTAAGATAGTCTGAAAAGTCAGTAGGTAATAAAAGCTGGTGAGTTCTCAAAAAATCTAAGATGAAACTAAATAAAACACCATCTCTGTCTACAAAAATCTGGCCACCAACCATCTTGAATTCTTGGTCTCTGCCATCTAATATGCGTGCCAACCGAGAAGCAGGAAACTGCTTTATCGTAGAAAACCTTGTCGTGAATATCTTCCCTCCCACATTCAAAGTGACCAGTTCCTGACTACTCATTCTTCCCTCACTTCAAACTAGAGGTGACCATCAGCCACACTTAATGTTAACTTAACCTTAAATGTTGCTAGTTATACATGATTATACAAcggaggagaggaaagaataacaaaaaccagagacttagattcccaggAAACTACTGTAAGGTAAATAGCATATCCATGGCTGTGTTTGCAAATTTGAGTTGCCTGGGAACTTGCAgtatacaaaatgaaaaagcaacagATGAGGAACTAAATAGTTTTAAGGAAAACTGCCAATATATCTGAAGATAGACATCAAATAGATCCCTTTCctgtcttacatttaaaaaattctccatGAAAACCtgataaatgtaaaactatatagatttttttttttttaattggagggAAAAAGCACTTCTCCCTCCCCATACCTGTCTAGCACACAGAGGCTAGACTTAAAcgtttttcttaatttcttatgaTCTCCTTAGCAATTTAGTGGCTAAATCATGAATTACATGTTAGGAACGCGACAGCCATTACCTCGCCTGGCAAGCTCAATTTGACTATTCTCATAGCTAGAAAGAAATCATTTCTTCTGTGCTTTAAATTTAGTTGCCACCTTTTATCCTGTCCCCATTTTCATTACCTCCTCTCAACCAAATTAAAGGAAGACTGAGGTAAAGATCTCTATTTTCAGAAAGTCTATTCCACTTAATGGGCTTTCAAGGAGTATCTTACTCTATGGCAGAAATAAGGCAGACTAGAGAGCAGTTAAAAGGTtacttctggccaggcgcggtggctcaagcctgtaatcccagcactttgggaggccgagacgggcggatcacaaggtcaggagatcgagactcaccctggctaatacggtgaaatcccgtctctactaaagaatacaaaaaactagcccggcgacgaggcgggcgcctgtagtcccagctacttgggaggcggaggcaggagaatggcgtaaacccaggaggcggagcttgcagtgagctgagatccggccaccgcactccagcctgggcgacagagccagactccgtctcaaaaaaaaaaaaaaaaaggttatttcttTGTTATATGAATTCTAAACAAGGTGAGTTTTTTTATTCCATGAGAGGGTATCTTTATCTCCTGTGAGCAGACAGAACAGCATTAGTGTTCAGCTGGTTACTTTGTACTCTGTAATAGCTGACAGACTGTTTTATCTGTTGTCAAATTAGCAACTACACTAAACATTCTTTCTGTAAGCAAGTGGATTGGTTTGGTTGTACACTTGCCATCTTTGGAACAAAACAACACATAGCTGCCAGAAAAAAAGGCAGTCTTCCCATTTCCTGCTCTTACCATGTatttcagatagatagatagatagatatatgtattttttttttttttttttttttttttttttggtcgagACTGGGTCTCGCTATGTTTACTAAGCTGGTTTCGAACTGGAACTCTCagcctcaaataatcctcccacatCACTGTCCcagaatgctgagattatagacatgagccaccatgcccagccacctgaTCCTTTTTTTTAACGTATCTATGCTTTTGCTTGCATAGCCATGTAACATTTCTAGTTGATCATCTTTggtgaaaactacaaaaacaaaggagaaaagggCAGAATGAAAGCTCCACTCTCCTAAAAATGTAAACTTATCACAAGAAAATGCCAGGTTTTGTATGTACCATTCACATTTTGGTGATAATTAACTCTGTAGAAAATTTTGGAAATCTAACTCAGTACCCTCAGTTGTCTCCCACGCGTGCGTGTGTGGGAAATCTTCTACActatctttccttttttagagCATGTTCACTGTCAAAAAGGTGCTTTAAGAGTAgtctttggctgggcacagtggctcacacctgtaatcccagcactttgggaggctgaggcgggcggatcacgacgtcagatcaagaccatcctggctaacaggaaGGTCTTGAGagacagtgaaaccctatctcaactagaaaaacaaaaaattagctgggcgtggtggcacgtgcctgtagtcccagctactcaggaggctaaggcaggagaaacacttgaacctgggagattgaggctgcaatgagccgagattgcaccactgcactccaacctgggcaacagagcaagactccatctcaaaaaaaaaaaaaaaaaaaaagtggtctttACTGCATGCTTGATGAACAGTCACTATTATACTACCTACACCTCCATCAATACAATATTAGATCATATGATCTCTCACCTATTTTTATCACAGCATAAATACAACCAATATTTGGGGTGGATGCTTATTTCAAAAGCACTCTTTAAACAAAAAAGGGTTCAGGCCTATACTACTAAATTTCACTTTTATCTTTATGCTACCTAATTTGAACATGTATAGGAGATTATTTTTGGAAGGAATACTTTTGGAGGAAAATATGTGACTAGAATCGTTGACCAAATCTGAATTACCACTCTCTATTCTCTGACAATTTCTAACAAAAGAGAACTGCATACTTGAAACAGATTTTATAATAGTTTATATTTGCACACAAATTCTGCCGCATTGTTCAGTACCACCAACGTAAAATTCTTGAATCtttcattgaaaatgaaaaaccCATCTGTCACCTGTTCCCAGTAAAAAACTGATTGTTCTATAAAATCGACTGATTTAGTCAGATAGGAACTAAAGTTTGAAAGACAGTCTTTCCAAGTTGCCAGGTCATCAAATAATGACCATTCTAGGAACATGGTAGGACCAAAGAGAACGACAAGGCCAAGCAGAAGGACTAGCAAAAATAACTTATAAAAGCTCCAGGGAATCTTGTTAATGAATGTGCCAGTGTCTTGAGGCAAAGAAAGTTTATCCACATCAACTAGCTTTATGTCTTCCCATTGACTAGTATCAAAGTTCTTCATTAAGGGGCTTGCAGGCAAATTAGAGGGAGGTAAAGGAGTTTCCTTGATTACTTTGATTTTCTCCCTGAACTCCTGCATCTGTTGCAGAAATACAATGGGTTCTGACACATCTTTGAAAGCCTCAGCAATGTTAAAGGCCATCCGTTGCTCCTGCAAGATGGTGTTGAGTTTGTTGATCTCTGGATCATATGCTTGCATAACAGCAAGTTTCATGGTCTCAAAGtcagacagaatttcattcttcttttgatCCAATGTGTGTTGTAACTTCTCAAAAAATTCCTTCACTTTATCTGAATCTTTAGTCAGTAACTGTAGGGATTTCCTCTTACTAGTTTCCAAGGTATCCAAGCGAGAAAGAGCATCTCCCCGACGCCAGGTCTCAAAGCTCTGGAAGAGGGACTCAAAGGCATCCCTTTCTTGAGCATAGGCATCTTCAATAGAACAGAAGACGTGCTTGGTGTGGTCCCCACGAGTAGCACAGATCCCACAAATCAGCTGCATATCAGTCAGGCAGAAAATGTTGAGAGGCTGTCCCAAGTGTCCTTTGCATACTGGCATTTTGGGAGAGATCTTGATCTTGTTATACTTTTCCACAATACCCTTCAGGGAGTAATTAACCTGCAGGCTATTAATTCCAGTAGCTGAAGTTTCCTTACGGCACGTAGGACACTTGAAAGGAGCTGGTCTCCACAAGGAATTCCGCACACTCCCCTCTAAGATCCCTTCTAAGCATTTTTTGCAGAAGTTGTGGGAGCAAGGCAAAACCCGTGGATCATCAAACAGACTACAACAAATAGGGCACGTGAGATCTTCTTCAAGCAGCTCCATCACatcctaccagaaaaaaaaaatttattttactccAATAATCGTCACCACTAGGACTATGTAATAATTAGAAGAAACTGTCTTCACATTAAAATGATCATTCACTGAAATAACCAGCCAAACAAAGGAAGTGAGAATTAGTAAGGGAATGCACACCAAAGCAAATTTAATCCGCTGACactagaacatgctcctttaatAGTAAGGCATCCTATACACAGGCCTTTGTGTGGGCTTTGCAACAACAGTCTTTGGATAAGACAGACTCAGGACTAGGACAACTGCAAGTTGAGCCAGCAGGACCCaaacaattgttttaaaacaGAGCTGACTACTGACAAAAACAAGGCTATTCAGTGTCTAACAGAATGAGCTCTTTACTCTGGGCccacaaatataaaatggtatgttATATAAAAGAAAGTAGCACAGAAATATAAATCCAAACATGTACTCTTCATGCAGACTTGATTATGAATtggcatatttttctatttcaaaggcaagattacaatttttaaaatcacaggtAAAAGCACAAGATAAGAGTTGCAATTCACTCTTCTAGGTAGGAGAACTAAatgaggttttttgttgtttttaaaccaCCAGAACAGTAATCGAAGCCATTTTGTATTATCTAGAATCATCAATTTTCACAATGTGGTGGGCAAAAACCTGGATGTCCCTCTTTCGGGGCATCTGTGAGATCAAAACTGTTTTCGTAATAACACTAAGATGTTACTTGCTTTTTGCACTGTCAACATTTGTACCAATGGTATAAAAGCAATGGTGTGTAGACACTGCTGAAGCCTTAGTAGGGATCGAGCAAAGCTGTAAGAAGCACTGAATTGTATTCATCATCACCACCCAAATTAGGGTTGGAGTACCGGTTTCATTTAAGAATGTTCTTGATGCAGcagtaaaaattattcattttactaAGTCTTGAGCCTGTGtacagtttttaaatatattgcgTGACAAAATAGGCAGTACACATATAGCACTTCTGCATACCAGCAGATGCTGTCTGGAGAAAAAGCACTTAAGTGATGAGCTGCAAGCTAAACCAGCTGCTTTTTTTCATGGAACaccatttttactttctgaaagAACAAATGATAAACTATGGCTATTCAGACTTAGCTACCTGACatcttcttggaaaaaaaaatgagcttgtTACTTCAAAGAAAACAATTGACAGTATCTCTTGCTAACGAAAAGGCTGGgtttttatgtaaaaattggaattctggaaaacattttatatttatgagcCTGACAGCTTTCCATTAATTAAAGACTTTTATGATGAGATGGGTAGTGATATTAATGAATGTGAGGATTTTTTGAGGGGAAAGGAATACTgtataatgaaatgtgtcaatATTTGGAGATCTGCAAAACACAGTGAATATTATTTCAAGTCACTAACACATGTTATAAATCAGGCATGGGTAAAAGATTAATTTGAGGTTCACGAAAGACCAACAGGTTCATAAATACAATTTCAGATTCCATACTCCAACAAAGAAACTAGCACTTGCTGAGTTTTTGTATAGTATCAAAGAAGAttcaggctgggagcagtggctcacgcctataatcctaacactttgggaggctgcagagagTGGACTGCTTGACCTCACGAGTTCACGAGCAGTCTgagaaacatggtaaaaccccacctctacaaacaaaagacaaaaaaaaaaagaaaattagcctgctgtggtggcatgtgtctgtagtcccagctactcaggaggctgaggtatgagaatcccttgagcccaggaggcagaagctgcagtgagccgagatggcaccactgcattccagcctgggcaacagagtgagaccttgcctcagaaaaaaaaaagaaaaaaaaaaaagattaacttaCCTGAAAAGGCTAAACAGTATTCCTTCCTTTACCAACTACGTATCTGTGTAAGCCTAGATTTTTGTGTActtcctttttttaagagacgggggtgtctcactctgtcactcaagctggagtgcactggcacgatcatagctcactgcagccttgaattactgggctcaagtgggatcctcccaagtaactcagacttcaggtgtgcaccaccatgtctagctaatttttgtttcagtgagtttttttgtgttttgttttttgttttgagacggagtctgactctttcacccaggctggagtgtagtggcgctatctcagctcactgcaacctctgactcccgggttcaagcaattctcctgcctcagcctcgcaatcAGCTGGGCCtataggcgcataccaccacgcccgagtaatttttgtatttttattagagacggggtttcaccatgttggccaggctggtcttgaactcctgacctcaggtgatccatccgcctcggcctcccaaagtgctgggattataggtgagagctaccatgcccggccatagtttttttttaaactacgttgcccaggcaggtctagAAATCCAgccctcaggcaatcctcccatctccacctaccgaagtgctgggattacaagcatgtgctaccacacccagccttctttgTATATTTCAACCAAAATAATTTATTGCAACAGGTTAAATACAGAAGCAAACAAAAGActccagctgtcttctattaataGCCATTCATTACAGGCCTATATTGCAATGCCATGCTTGTCtgtattttgttttggaaaattgttattttcctaaattatttGTTAACTTGTAATGGgtttatcattgttattttaaatgagtattttttaaaaagttttaacttATAATAGAGTAAATATTGAcagtataaaacataaaaaatttcttgggattctcaatttttttttttttttgagacagctcttttacccaggctggagtgcagtagtgcaatctgagtcccctgcaacttctgcctcttggactcaagccatcctcctgcctcaacctccgagtagctgggactacaggcatgcaccatcacacccagctaattttttttctttgtagttttttttgtagagacgaggtctcaccatattgcctaggctagtctcaaattgctgggctcaagtgatcctcccacctcagcctgccaaaacACTGAAATTACAGGCCAAGATTCTCAGTTTTtaagagtgtaaaagtgtcctATGACCAAAATATGTGAGATCCCTGATGTAGGCCAATACCATTTCTCAATGcaggtttattatttttcatttttgagagacagggtcttgctctgttgtccaggctggagtacagtggcctaattatagcttactacagcctcaaacttgtgggttcaagcagtcctcctgcctcagcttcctaagtagctaagactacaggcatgcaccaccacacctggctacttttttttgtagagaccaggtctcactagctggcctcaagcaatcctcctgccttggccttgcaaaccactgagatcacaggtgtgagccactgcaccaggccacagatttattttaaacatacatttatctCTATAGTTAAAACACCAAGAGTACTATATATTTCTACACTGTTTACTCAgggatatatacacatatcacaTTATCACCAAAATAGTAGTAGGCCATCTATAATAAAAAGTGAAACTTTTTTAACAGTAACTTCAACAGCCATACATGACTGGACTATATCTAGAAGGTAAACAGTATTTAAAAGACAAGCTGAGCTTGCAGGGTTaatgtttattgcttttttttttttttgagactaagtcttgctcttgtaacccaggctagagtgcaagcaatggtgtgatctctgctcactgcaatctccgcctcctgggttcaagcgattctcctgcctcagcctccagagtagctgggattacaggcacctgccaccacgcccagctaatttttatatttttagtagggacggggttccaccatgttggccaggctggtctcaaactcctgacctcaggcgatccacctgcctcccaaagtgctgggattacaggggtgagccactgcgcctggccttttttttttttttttttttttttttgagacagtctcactctgtctcccaggctggggtgcggtggcgcaatctcggctcaccgcaacctctgccacccagattcaagcgattctcccgcctcagcctcccaagtagctgggattacaggcacctgccaccacacctggctaattttgtagtatttttagtagacacggggtttcaccatcttggacaggctggtcttgaactcctgacctcaatgatccacctgcctccgcctcccaaagtgctgggattacaggcacgagccactgcgctgggccctaagtttttatttatttatttatttattttgagacagtctcattgtcacccagactggagtgcagtggcacaatctcggctcactgccaacctcttgcctcctgggttcaagcgattcccctgcctcaacctcctgagtagctggaaattacaggcgcccaccaccacacctggctaatttttatatttttttactggagacagggtttcaccatgttgcccagactggtctcaaactcctgacttcgagtgatccgcccacctcagcttcccagagtgctgggattacaggtgtgaaccaccacgcccagccagtttatGGCTTTATATTAGATTGTAAGatacatgtatttataatatataacataggGAGAACTAAAGCAAAGATTATTCTGTCTCAAATTTAGTGtcatattgcaaaaaaaaaagtgtaacagctgatttttctgaaaaatcCTTTGTGGTATGACAAATCATATAACCTTTGAAAAGCATTGGGAAGAGAATGGCTATAAAGACTAAACTTTGTCTTCGGAAAGAGGTCACCACGCAGCTGTAAGACACACAAACTTTCACAACAGTGAAGTCAAACTTTTGATGATCTGCCAACCCCAGTCCTGCTCCACACTTTTCACTTCCATTACTGTCATCTTTTGCCTAAGAATTCTACACAAAGGCCAGATTTTTGAGAAGGCAATAGAAACAGGAAAGTGGTAACGGCAACACTCAATAAAATAAACCTAATTTACTCATCTTTGCAATGTTAATACTTCAATGTTAATACCAGAGACTCCTATCCAAGCAtattaaataagaagaaaacaaagaacatacCAAGTGATTGGGTGggatgaggaggagaaaaaggacaccgaaggcaaagagaaactatGAAGAAAATTGAGGATACGAAACAGGGGCCAAGAAGAATTTTCAGGCAAACAAATGTGAccaaaagtgaaaaggaaaatgtCACACACAGGAAAACTTAATAAAGTCATCCCAAGGTCATGATCAACTTACAGCTCTTAAAATGaaccagaggggaaaaaaatacctATTTGGAAAGtctcttttctaaaaaaattccATCAAAATTACAATAGATCCTCTTGTTTCCTTTTTAGTGATTTAACTTACAAATTTTGGTTTATAATTTAAAGATTCTTATTTTCATTCActttaaaatctaaatatttctggccgggcgctgtggcttacacctgtaatcccagca from Rhinopithecus roxellana isolate Shanxi Qingling chromosome 18, ASM756505v1, whole genome shotgun sequence carries:
- the TRIM13 gene encoding E3 ubiquitin-protein ligase TRIM13 is translated as MELLEEDLTCPICCSLFDDPRVLPCSHNFCKKCLEGILEGSVRNSLWRPAPFKCPTCRKETSATGINSLQVNYSLKGIVEKYNKIKISPKMPVCKGHLGQPLNIFCLTDMQLICGICATRGDHTKHVFCSIEDAYAQERDAFESLFQSFETWRRGDALSRLDTLETSKRKSLQLLTKDSDKVKEFFEKLQHTLDQKKNEILSDFETMKLAVMQAYDPEINKLNTILQEQRMAFNIAEAFKDVSEPIVFLQQMQEFREKIKVIKETPLPPSNLPASPLMKNFDTSQWEDIKLVDVDKLSLPQDTGTFINKIPWSFYKLFLLVLLLGLVVLFGPTMFLEWSLFDDLATWKDCLSNFSSYLTKSVDFIEQSVFYWEQVTDGFFIFNERFKNFTLVVLNNAAEFVCKYKLL
- the KCNRG gene encoding potassium channel regulatory protein, producing the protein MSSQELVTLNVGGKIFTTRFSTIKQFPASRLARILDGRDQEFKMVGGQIFVDRDGVLFSFILDFLRTHQLLLPTDFSDYLRLQREALFYELRSLVDLLNPYLLQPRPALVEMHFLSRNTQAFFRVFGSCSKTIEMLTGRITVFTGQPSAPTWSSNSFPPQMTLLPLPPQRPSYHDLVFQCGSDSSTDNQTGVKYVSIKPDNRKLANGTNVLGLLIDTLLKESFHLVSTRTVSSEDKTECYSFEKIKSPEALIMNETPKPETIIIPEQSQIKK